In a genomic window of Lycium ferocissimum isolate CSIRO_LF1 chromosome 9, AGI_CSIRO_Lferr_CH_V1, whole genome shotgun sequence:
- the LOC132030542 gene encoding glutamate--cysteine ligase, chloroplastic — translation MALMSQAGSSHCIYSEKIRCIGGNSNITNNVEMFKMKEICSSWNSSRRVQGNYLDRIGVERRRGHLAIVAASPPTEDAVVAAEPLTKEDLVAYLASGCKSKEKWRIGTEHEKFGFEFGTLRPMKYEQIADLLNGIAERFDWEKVLEGDKIIGLKQGKQNISLEPGGQFELSGAPLETLHQTCAEVNSHLYQVKAVAEEMGIGFLGIGFQPKWGMTDIPIMPKGRYEIMKNYMPKVGSLGLDMMFRTCTVQVNLDFSSEADMIRKFRAGLALQPIATALFANSPFTEGKPNGYLSMRSHIWTDTDNNRAGMLPFVFDDSFGFEQYVDYALDVPMYFVYRKKKYVDCAGLSFRDFMNGKLPPIPGEYPTLNDWENHLTTIFPEVRLKRYLEMRGADGGPWRRLCALPAFWVGILYDEESLQSVLDLTSDWTAEEREMLRNKVPKSGLKTPFRDGLLKHVAQDVVKLAKEGLERRGFKEMGFLNEVTEVVKTGVTPAEKLLELYHGKWGQSVDPVFEELLY, via the exons ATGGCCTTGATGTCTCAGGCAGGTTCTTCACATTGCATTTACTCTGAAAAGATAAGATGTATAGGTGGGAATAGCAACATCACGAACAATGTGGAGATGTTCAAGATGAAGGAGATATGTTCTTCTTGGAATTCCTCAAGACGAGTGCAAGGGAATTATTTGGATCGTATAGGAGTGGAACGTAGACGAGGACACCTGGCAATTGTTGCTGCAAGTCCTCCAACAGAGGATGCCGTTGTTGCAGCAGAGCCATTAACAAAAGAAGACCTTGTAGCATATCTTGCTTCTGGATGCAAATCCAAAGAAAAATGGAG GATAGGCACTGAACATGAGAAGTTTGGTTTCGAGTTTGGAACTCTGCGACCCATGAAGTATGAACAAATAGCCGACTTACTAAATGGTATTGCTGAGCGGTTTGATTGGGAAAAAGTACTGGAGGGTGACAAGATTATTGGCCTGAAACAG GGAAAGCAAAATATATCATTGGAACCTGGTGGCCAGTTTGAGCTTAGTGGTGCACCGCTTGAAACACTGCATCAAACTTGTGCAGAGGTCAATTCGCATCTCTACCAG GTTAAAGCTGTCGCAGAGGAGATGggaattggattcttaggaATTGGATTCCAGCCAAAGTGGGGGATGACAGATATACCAATAATGCCGAAG GGGAGATATGAGATTATGAAAAATTACATGCCCAAAGTTGGCTCACTTGGGCTGGATATGATGTTTAGAACATGCACTGTTCAG GTAAATCTGGACTTCAGTTCTGAAGCTGACATGATCAGAAAGTTTCGTGCTGGTCTTGCCTTGCAGCCT ATTGCTACAGCTCTCTTTGCAAATTCGCCCTTCACTGAAGGAAAGCCTAATGGTTATCTCAGCATGAGAAG CCACATTTGGACCGATACAGATAATAACCGCGCTGGGATGCTTCCCTTCGTCTTTGATGACTCTTTTGG GTTTGAGCAGTATGTGGATTATGCACTTGATGTTCCTATGTATTTTGTCTATCGGAAGAAGAAGTATGTTGATTGTGCTGGATTGTCTTTCCGG GACTTCATGAATGGAAAACTTCCGCCAATTCCCGGTGAATATCCTACTCTTAATGATTGGGAGAATCACCTCACAACAATATTTCCTGAG GTCAGACTCAAAAGATATCTGGAAATGAGGGGTGCTGATGGAGGGCCTTGGAGAAGGTTGTGTGCACTGCCTGCATTCTGG GTGGGTATACTCTACGATGAGGAGTCTTTGCAAAGCGTTTTGGACCTGACGTCTGATTGGACTGCAGAAGAAAGAGAGATGTTGAGGAATAAG GTGCCAAAAAGTGGTCTGAAGACACCATTTCGAGATGGATTGCTTAAGCACGTTGCTCAAGATGTTGTCAAGTTGGCAAAG GAAGGCTTGGAGAGAAGAGGCTTTAAGGAAATGGGATTTTTGAATGAAGTAACCGAGGTAGTCAAAACGG gTGTAACACCAGCTGAGAAGCTCTTGGAATTGTACCATGGGAAGTGGGGACAAAGCGTTGACCCTGTCTTTGAGGAGCTTCTCTACTGA